A window of Verrucomicrobiota bacterium contains these coding sequences:
- a CDS encoding alkaline phosphatase D family protein has protein sequence MEQRLSPPVLRMHLTKWLAVFAVSQCSLGALFGNDTYEKLKSGPMIGHATMAEVLIWVQTTGPSEVEIKYWDKKDPGTKRTTTAIQTEKESGFVAKCIADEVQANTSYDYEVWIDGEKVTPRFREEYGNGDAIPLEFSSAKNWRFREEGHQIFDFTIGFGSCAYINQEGGYDRLGGKPYGGDYEIFESIYEKDPDLFIWLGDSIYLNETDWTSWTGILQRWTHSRSLPHMRGMLASTPNYFIWDDHDYGPNNSGWDFWNKEQTTNAFKLFTGNPSAGLPTLPGTFTFFNYGDANLYLMDNRYYRDGPEHLKPFDRNRSALGKKQVDWLISSMKYRQGQSTDGYMPSYPSNFNIICIGNPVLAEVANEDSYRMFDEEWQYLMDRIVEEGIDGVVFLSGDVHFGEANMLEITGGGNPGKAGKAGLKGKTYRLIEFVSSPLTSGSWAGDAKNKYRYDIFPGETDRVGERHFSTLRFEGPLDDRYMTIRYFNTQGELLNQKEGTEKGTVTDASVISANWLRAPQRRK, from the coding sequence ATGGAACAGCGATTGAGTCCTCCGGTACTGCGGATGCATTTGACTAAATGGTTAGCCGTATTCGCGGTTAGCCAATGTAGCTTGGGAGCGCTTTTCGGGAACGACACTTATGAGAAACTGAAGTCCGGTCCTATGATTGGCCATGCGACTATGGCGGAAGTTTTGATATGGGTTCAAACCACGGGTCCCTCCGAAGTAGAGATAAAGTACTGGGACAAAAAGGATCCTGGAACCAAGCGAACAACAACCGCCATTCAAACCGAAAAAGAATCCGGGTTCGTTGCAAAGTGTATCGCCGATGAAGTTCAGGCAAACACCTCCTACGATTACGAAGTCTGGATCGATGGGGAAAAAGTAACTCCGCGATTTCGAGAGGAATATGGAAATGGTGACGCCATTCCGCTGGAATTTTCCTCCGCCAAGAACTGGCGATTCCGCGAAGAAGGTCACCAGATCTTCGACTTCACAATCGGGTTTGGAAGCTGCGCCTATATAAATCAAGAAGGTGGATACGATCGGCTTGGAGGGAAGCCCTATGGCGGAGATTATGAAATATTTGAAAGCATATACGAAAAAGACCCGGACCTCTTCATTTGGCTAGGCGACAGTATCTATTTAAACGAGACGGACTGGACTTCCTGGACGGGCATTTTACAGCGATGGACACATTCCCGGTCACTGCCTCACATGCGCGGTATGCTCGCCAGCACTCCGAACTATTTCATTTGGGATGATCATGACTACGGCCCCAATAATTCCGGTTGGGACTTTTGGAATAAAGAACAAACCACCAATGCCTTTAAGTTGTTTACGGGAAACCCGTCGGCAGGACTTCCTACCCTTCCAGGGACCTTCACTTTTTTTAATTATGGGGACGCCAATTTATACCTGATGGACAACCGGTATTACCGAGATGGTCCAGAGCATCTCAAGCCTTTCGACCGCAATCGGTCGGCGCTCGGTAAAAAACAGGTGGACTGGTTGATCAGCTCGATGAAATACAGACAAGGCCAATCAACTGATGGGTATATGCCCAGCTATCCTTCGAATTTTAACATCATATGCATAGGTAATCCCGTTCTGGCCGAGGTTGCCAACGAAGACAGCTACCGGATGTTCGATGAGGAGTGGCAGTATTTGATGGACCGTATTGTGGAAGAAGGAATCGACGGAGTCGTTTTTCTAAGTGGAGATGTGCATTTTGGAGAAGCGAACATGCTGGAAATTACCGGCGGTGGGAATCCTGGAAAAGCTGGAAAAGCCGGTCTCAAGGGAAAAACCTATCGACTCATCGAATTTGTAAGCAGCCCACTGACCTCGGGATCCTGGGCAGGAGATGCAAAAAATAAGTACCGCTACGATATTTTTCCAGGTGAGACGGACCGAGTCGGAGAACGACACTTCTCCACTCTCAGGTTCGAAGGACCTTTGGACGATCGATACATGACCATACGCTACTTTAACACTCAGGGTGAGCTGTTGAATCAGAAAGAAGGCACTGAGAAAGGAACCGTAACCGATGCCTCTGTGATATCAGCGAACTGGTTGAGGGCTCCGCAGAGGAGGAAGTAA
- a CDS encoding Gfo/Idh/MocA family oxidoreductase, whose protein sequence is MSESYKPRLRHFETNGTQQHVGEADQYLYNQQTPTHRFAIIGVGTIGKEHMRVTTLLGRARIHGIYDPQKRSLDVAETEFAKISSDKLIRYADLDSACSDPDVDAYFICTPNYTHYEVLCTVIKTGKPIFVEKPMATTVDHAAKMVKMVNEYSSFIQIGLQYRYKRQYVEAYHEALERKSLGEIKTISMSEYRPPFLDKVGQWNKFSEFSGGTLVEKCCHYFDLINLMAQSEAKRVFASGGQAVTFKDFKKDGRASDIDDHAYAIIEYENGIRANFTLNMFCPEFEEEMIVVGDRGRLIAREKFYYHRQQPSKGTIELELGEEGPSKISEVTYPNLIEESGHHGATFYEHQAFVDQLEGKDVDCATAEQGLWAVIVASAAQESIATGQPVLIDEFLKKNNITDIL, encoded by the coding sequence GGAACCCAACAACACGTGGGAGAGGCTGATCAATATTTGTATAACCAGCAGACCCCGACCCACCGATTCGCTATCATCGGCGTCGGCACCATAGGCAAGGAACACATGCGAGTAACCACGTTGTTGGGTCGGGCCAGAATTCACGGAATCTATGATCCACAGAAAAGAAGCCTGGATGTGGCGGAAACGGAATTTGCTAAAATCTCTTCCGACAAACTCATCCGCTACGCCGACCTGGATTCCGCCTGTAGTGACCCGGATGTAGACGCGTATTTCATCTGTACCCCCAACTACACTCATTACGAGGTGCTTTGTACGGTGATTAAAACCGGCAAGCCCATTTTTGTTGAAAAACCAATGGCGACCACCGTGGACCACGCTGCCAAAATGGTGAAGATGGTAAACGAATACAGCAGCTTCATTCAAATCGGCTTACAATATCGTTATAAGCGCCAATACGTGGAAGCGTATCATGAAGCATTGGAGCGAAAATCGTTGGGCGAAATCAAAACGATCAGTATGAGCGAGTATCGCCCACCCTTCCTCGACAAGGTCGGACAATGGAACAAATTCAGCGAGTTCTCGGGTGGAACATTGGTCGAGAAGTGCTGCCACTATTTTGACCTGATCAACCTGATGGCTCAATCGGAAGCCAAACGTGTCTTCGCCAGCGGTGGACAGGCGGTGACCTTTAAGGATTTTAAAAAAGACGGCCGAGCTTCGGATATCGATGATCACGCCTACGCCATTATTGAATATGAAAATGGCATCCGGGCTAATTTCACACTGAACATGTTCTGCCCCGAATTCGAAGAAGAGATGATTGTCGTCGGAGACAGAGGCCGCCTGATTGCGCGCGAAAAGTTCTACTACCATCGACAACAGCCATCCAAGGGTACCATCGAACTAGAATTGGGAGAAGAAGGTCCTTCTAAAATATCAGAAGTCACCTATCCAAATCTAATCGAAGAAAGCGGGCACCACGGTGCGACCTTTTATGAGCACCAAGCCTTCGTGGATCAGTTGGAAGGAAAGGACGTCGACTGTGCCACCGCCGAGCAAGGCCTGTGGGCCGTAATTGTAGCCAGTGCCGCTCAGGAATCCATCGCAACCGGCCAGCCCGTTCTTATCGACGAATTCTTAAAGAAAAATAACATCACCGATATTCTTTAG
- a CDS encoding YceI family protein, translated as MTSLAAVGLFVAGCSNPADDTESAKVSEAVQAVEAVASATNYTISPESTISFIGSKVTGSHEGGFKAFNGTIAVAGGKIVPPSKVTIQTDSLWADNGRLTGHLKSPDFFDTAAIPTAEFAFTSIKETSNGSEITGNLTLHGVTKSITFNSQVTVSDSEVSLKAEFDIMRFDFGIVYKGKADDLVRDEVVIKLDIKATAGA; from the coding sequence TTGACTTCCCTTGCAGCCGTTGGACTTTTTGTCGCGGGTTGTTCCAATCCTGCTGACGACACAGAATCCGCAAAAGTATCCGAAGCGGTCCAGGCTGTTGAGGCAGTGGCTAGTGCTACCAATTATACTATCAGCCCAGAATCGACTATTTCATTTATTGGCTCAAAGGTAACCGGTAGCCATGAGGGGGGATTCAAGGCATTTAACGGAACCATCGCAGTAGCGGGTGGCAAGATTGTCCCGCCAAGTAAAGTGACCATTCAGACGGATTCACTTTGGGCAGATAACGGGCGCCTCACTGGCCACCTCAAGAGCCCCGACTTTTTCGATACGGCTGCTATCCCTACCGCTGAGTTTGCTTTCACTTCGATAAAAGAAACGTCGAATGGTTCCGAAATTACCGGTAACCTCACGCTTCATGGAGTCACGAAAAGTATCACCTTCAATTCACAAGTAACCGTCTCAGATTCAGAAGTTTCTTTGAAAGCCGAATTCGACATCATGCGTTTCGATTTCGGGATTGTTTACAAGGGAAAAGCTGACGATCTGGTTCGCGATGAAGTCGTCATCAAGCTGGACATAAAAGCGACCGCAGGAGCTTGA
- a CDS encoding amidohydrolase family protein: MKKKLFVFTLLGIGTSVCSGQQLDWEAYDPPSTLVVPENPVARAKFPFIDVHSHQNRMGEQELNRLAEEMDAMNMGIMVNLSGRGGERLKEMTSSIQQYHPSRFVVFTNLDFNNVDQPDWGTRSVKQLVTDVQNGAKGLKVYKSLGLSNKDSMGNRVAVDDPRLDVVWAKCGELGIPVLIHSADPKPFWESQDNQNERWLELKTHPGRKRGPNNPAPWEQIIAEQHHMFKKHPKTQFIAAHLGWLGNDLGRLGEVLDETPNMNVGIAAVIAELGRQPRMANRFFEKYQDRILFGKDSYNVDEFPTYFRVLESNDEYFPYYKRYHAFWRMYGLNLPDEILKKVYYKNALRIIPGLDSSLFPE; this comes from the coding sequence ATGAAAAAGAAACTATTTGTATTCACGCTTCTTGGAATAGGAACCAGCGTTTGTTCCGGGCAGCAGTTGGACTGGGAGGCTTACGATCCTCCATCGACCCTGGTTGTTCCTGAGAATCCTGTCGCGCGAGCGAAGTTTCCTTTTATCGATGTGCACAGTCATCAAAACCGCATGGGTGAACAGGAGCTTAATCGTCTGGCAGAGGAAATGGACGCAATGAATATGGGAATCATGGTTAATCTCAGTGGGCGTGGGGGTGAAAGGCTCAAGGAGATGACCAGTAGTATTCAGCAGTATCATCCGTCACGCTTTGTTGTCTTTACCAACCTCGACTTCAACAATGTTGACCAACCTGACTGGGGTACCAGATCGGTTAAACAACTTGTGACCGATGTTCAAAACGGTGCAAAGGGACTCAAAGTTTACAAGAGCCTGGGTTTATCCAATAAGGACTCAATGGGAAACCGTGTGGCTGTCGATGATCCGAGGTTGGATGTCGTATGGGCGAAATGCGGTGAGCTTGGTATCCCTGTCCTCATTCACTCCGCCGATCCAAAACCATTTTGGGAATCACAGGACAATCAAAACGAACGTTGGTTGGAGCTTAAAACACATCCCGGAAGGAAGCGCGGCCCGAATAATCCCGCTCCCTGGGAGCAAATTATCGCCGAGCAACATCATATGTTCAAAAAACACCCGAAGACGCAATTCATTGCGGCCCACCTGGGTTGGCTGGGAAATGACCTGGGAAGGCTTGGGGAAGTACTCGACGAGACTCCGAACATGAACGTGGGTATTGCTGCTGTCATCGCCGAGCTTGGTCGACAACCGCGCATGGCGAATCGTTTTTTTGAGAAATATCAGGACCGAATCCTTTTCGGAAAAGATTCCTACAATGTAGATGAATTCCCTACCTACTTTCGTGTTTTGGAATCGAATGACGAATACTTCCCTTACTACAAACGCTACCACGCATTTTGGCGGATGTATGGATTGAATCTTCCGGATGAAATTCTAAAAAAAGTCTATTACAAAAATGCGTTACGGATTATTCCGGGTTTGGATTCGTCTCTTTTTCCGGAATAA
- a CDS encoding hybrid sensor histidine kinase/response regulator yields the protein MAALSMITDDSIDISNKVILVIDDSPLDRKLISKVLERNGFKVFSAASGEEGISMIESVKPDLILLDIMMEGMDGLETCQILKEMPDCQNVAIIFMTGKTDPDSILQAFSEGASDYIAKPYRIKEAMARIETHLKVRSLLQQHTTFIQALTQANSEKSKFLGIASHDLRNPLVSINGLSHFLASGKFGALSATQAEMASSIFEASESMLALVNDLFDVALIETGQLNVEIAEVDLYQVVKTSINLYRVTAEKKDISIEFIEKEIPKLVNCDKRQVRRVMDNLLSNAIKFSQPGTTIRVILESDNNWVFFRVADEGPGVPEDEFDKLFGSFSKTSVQPTGGESSTGLGLNICKKVMAAHGGDIYAENLPEKGAQFSVQLQKTAVC from the coding sequence ATGGCAGCTCTTTCTATGATTACTGACGATTCCATTGATATTTCCAACAAGGTGATCCTTGTCATCGACGACAGTCCCCTTGATCGAAAACTCATATCAAAGGTTCTTGAACGCAATGGCTTCAAAGTGTTCAGCGCCGCCAGCGGAGAAGAAGGTATTTCAATGATCGAGTCGGTTAAGCCGGATCTCATCCTGCTCGATATCATGATGGAAGGCATGGATGGGCTGGAAACCTGTCAGATCCTAAAGGAAATGCCCGACTGTCAGAACGTGGCTATCATCTTCATGACAGGCAAAACCGATCCTGACTCGATTCTGCAAGCTTTCTCCGAAGGCGCTTCTGATTACATCGCCAAGCCCTACCGGATCAAGGAAGCGATGGCGCGGATTGAAACCCATTTAAAAGTGCGGAGTCTCCTCCAGCAGCATACCACCTTTATTCAAGCCCTCACCCAGGCCAACTCCGAGAAGTCGAAGTTCCTTGGTATTGCTTCGCACGATTTGAGAAATCCCTTGGTATCCATCAATGGGCTTTCACACTTTCTTGCTTCCGGGAAATTTGGCGCGCTTAGCGCTACCCAAGCTGAAATGGCTTCAAGCATTTTCGAAGCTTCCGAATCGATGCTCGCCCTGGTCAATGATCTCTTCGATGTGGCTCTGATAGAAACCGGGCAACTCAATGTCGAAATCGCCGAGGTGGACCTCTACCAGGTCGTAAAGACCTCGATCAATCTCTACCGTGTGACAGCCGAGAAAAAAGACATCTCAATTGAGTTTATCGAAAAAGAAATTCCAAAACTGGTTAACTGTGATAAGCGTCAAGTGCGTAGGGTTATGGATAACCTGTTGAGCAACGCTATTAAATTTTCTCAGCCTGGGACGACTATCCGGGTTATCCTGGAAAGCGACAATAATTGGGTATTTTTCCGGGTGGCTGATGAAGGCCCAGGTGTTCCAGAGGATGAGTTTGACAAGCTCTTCGGAAGTTTTTCAAAGACTTCCGTTCAGCCAACGGGTGGCGAAAGCAGTACTGGCCTTGGTCTGAATATCTGCAAAAAAGTAATGGCTGCTCATGGTGGAGACATCTATGCCGAGAATCTTCCTGAAAAAGGTGCTCAATTTTCTGTCCAACTGCAAAAAACTGCGGTTTGCTAG
- a CDS encoding SMP-30/gluconolactonase/LRE family protein, which produces MELEVVWKAGATLGEGPIWYDKRLYWVDIEEKRLHIYHPKDDKKETFQLPGKVGTVVPRKSGGVVLAMENGFALFNPTTERLTPLPNPPAETLAGRFNDGKCDPQGRLWAGTMASRDGVAIGSLYRLDADFQCEIIQDNIGCSNGLAWSKDQSTFYYIDSFKNRIEAYDFDADKGEIENLRIIREEPRDEGLPVFDGMTIDTEGRLWVARWAGSCVQCIDPISGEILEKIDVPVRKVTACWFGGDDLGDLYITCASVDETEEQLKEQPNAGALFRCRPGVKGLPAAPFEG; this is translated from the coding sequence ATGGAATTAGAAGTTGTTTGGAAAGCAGGAGCCACCCTGGGTGAAGGACCCATCTGGTACGACAAGCGGTTATACTGGGTAGATATTGAGGAAAAACGTCTCCATATCTATCACCCGAAGGACGACAAAAAAGAGACCTTCCAGCTTCCCGGGAAAGTCGGCACGGTGGTGCCTCGTAAATCCGGTGGAGTGGTTTTGGCCATGGAGAACGGGTTTGCCTTGTTCAATCCAACTACTGAGCGATTGACCCCGCTTCCGAATCCGCCAGCGGAAACCTTGGCCGGCAGGTTCAATGACGGGAAGTGCGATCCTCAAGGACGCCTTTGGGCCGGCACGATGGCCAGTAGGGACGGTGTTGCGATCGGCAGCCTTTACCGCCTGGATGCCGATTTCCAATGTGAGATCATTCAAGACAACATCGGTTGTTCAAACGGTCTCGCTTGGAGCAAGGATCAATCCACGTTTTATTATATAGATAGTTTCAAGAACCGAATCGAAGCCTACGACTTTGACGCCGATAAGGGGGAAATCGAAAACCTCCGCATCATTCGCGAAGAACCAAGGGATGAAGGATTGCCTGTCTTCGACGGCATGACCATCGATACCGAAGGCCGTCTTTGGGTGGCCCGCTGGGCAGGAAGCTGTGTCCAATGTATCGACCCGATTTCTGGTGAGATCCTTGAGAAGATTGATGTCCCGGTCCGCAAAGTCACCGCCTGCTGGTTTGGCGGCGATGATCTCGGCGACCTCTATATCACTTGCGCCTCTGTCGACGAAACAGAAGAACAATTGAAAGAACAGCCCAATGCCGGTGCTTTGTTCCGCTGTCGTCCCGGCGTTAAAGGTCTTCCAGCCGCTCCCTTCGAGGGTTAG
- a CDS encoding Dabb family protein gives MKKVIITLISAALLVLAISTASANHHESDPAVPSSVIHVVTVSWKADATEKQIQAALDAVVTLAHEYDGITRVWTRSIKAQGDRTHAFVMEFKSEKALKDYADSDAQKKWYKSYLAVREASTTFDITN, from the coding sequence ATGAAAAAAGTAATCATTACCCTAATTAGTGCAGCCCTTCTGGTGCTCGCAATTTCAACCGCTTCAGCCAATCATCATGAAAGTGATCCGGCAGTACCTAGTTCGGTGATTCATGTGGTCACCGTTTCCTGGAAGGCTGATGCCACGGAAAAGCAAATTCAGGCGGCGCTCGATGCGGTGGTCACCCTTGCCCATGAGTACGACGGAATCACTCGTGTATGGACGCGCTCCATCAAGGCTCAAGGTGATCGCACTCACGCGTTTGTTATGGAATTCAAAAGCGAAAAGGCTTTGAAGGATTACGCCGACAGCGATGCTCAAAAGAAATGGTATAAATCCTACCTCGCCGTTCGCGAAGCCAGCACCACCTTCGATATTACGAACTAA
- a CDS encoding MBL fold metallo-hydrolase has protein sequence MQNRNFNLFLLSSIFGVLILIPELIMAQGNVFESDTHRFEEVTEGVWFVYGTGSIRTASNSMVLVGDNDTLVVDSHITPAAAKALLKSLSVISDKPVRYLINTHYHFDHAHGNQSFPDGVEIIGHEFTRTKLNGETGDVLKESTFVSFTESLPTKVADLERQAFEETDPNRKAELTESHRVERDYMDATKQVVPTPPNITLERKMTLFQKTDDGSREIQLLHFGRAHTGGDVVVFLPEEKVVFTGDMMLPGLAYMGDGHVNEWPKALDGLKALDFDIWLPGHGSIMRSREFMDYFQAYLKDLWRKTSQMHGKGVSADQAAQEIDMTNHSANIPQIKEPGVDPRAIRRIYELLDNQ, from the coding sequence ATGCAAAACCGAAACTTTAATCTGTTCCTTTTGAGCTCAATTTTCGGCGTTCTAATTTTAATCCCGGAGTTGATCATGGCTCAAGGGAATGTCTTTGAATCCGATACCCATCGATTCGAAGAGGTGACCGAAGGTGTTTGGTTTGTATACGGAACTGGCTCCATTCGAACCGCGAGTAATTCGATGGTCTTAGTCGGAGACAACGACACCTTGGTAGTCGATTCGCATATCACACCGGCCGCAGCCAAGGCTTTGCTCAAGTCACTTTCAGTTATCAGCGATAAACCGGTCCGTTATTTGATAAATACGCATTATCACTTTGACCACGCTCACGGAAATCAATCGTTCCCGGATGGGGTCGAGATCATTGGTCATGAATTCACACGGACGAAATTGAACGGTGAAACTGGGGACGTTCTAAAGGAGTCTACCTTTGTCAGTTTTACTGAAAGTTTGCCGACCAAAGTTGCCGATTTGGAGCGCCAGGCATTTGAAGAAACTGACCCAAATCGAAAAGCGGAATTGACTGAAAGCCATCGGGTGGAACGCGATTATATGGACGCGACCAAGCAAGTCGTACCCACTCCTCCAAACATCACCTTGGAACGTAAGATGACTTTATTTCAGAAGACGGATGATGGCAGTCGCGAAATTCAGTTACTGCATTTTGGCAGAGCCCACACAGGAGGGGATGTGGTTGTATTTCTTCCAGAAGAGAAAGTTGTTTTTACCGGAGACATGATGCTGCCGGGTCTCGCCTACATGGGCGATGGACATGTCAATGAGTGGCCTAAGGCATTGGACGGACTCAAAGCTTTGGATTTTGATATCTGGTTACCTGGCCATGGCTCGATTATGAGAAGCAGAGAATTCATGGATTATTTTCAGGCTTATCTAAAAGACCTGTGGAGGAAAACTTCTCAGATGCATGGAAAGGGAGTAAGTGCAGACCAAGCAGCCCAGGAGATTGATATGACCAATCACAGCGCAAACATTCCACAAATCAAAGAACCGGGTGTGGACCCAAGGGCAATTCGCAGGATTTACGAATTACTCGATAACCAATAA
- a CDS encoding transposase, with protein MVRKFRVESNTGLYHVLNRGNYRSDIFESEGAKVSFVKTLFEACERFSWKLSGFCLMTNHYHLCIGTPRGNLSNGMRWLQSTFAARFNKYRKERGHLFQGRFKSIAVEPGEHWLKLVDYIHLNPVQVGLVDLESIGRYPWTSLFYFPKRSSRPGFLDCEWMDYFSDFDDSKGGWVRYINHLRLEVSEDPKEVEELDRQMCRGWSLGSKKFGKAVAAELKITPAVLRLDRIDLALLNETLWEASLTQCLSHLRKTTKDAQKEKRSVDWKLAIASKLKRETAVTNAWLTKHLEMGATRSVSAICGVYQREKESSCPQAKALGNLIIDY; from the coding sequence ATGGTGCGCAAATTTCGGGTTGAAAGTAATACAGGGCTCTACCATGTTCTTAATCGTGGAAACTACCGGAGTGATATTTTCGAATCAGAAGGAGCCAAAGTTTCATTCGTCAAAACCCTTTTCGAAGCTTGTGAGAGATTCTCCTGGAAGCTTTCAGGGTTTTGTTTAATGACTAACCACTATCACCTTTGCATCGGCACTCCACGTGGTAACTTGTCTAACGGTATGCGGTGGTTGCAGTCCACCTTTGCCGCCCGATTCAATAAGTACCGAAAGGAACGTGGCCACTTGTTTCAAGGTCGATTCAAATCGATAGCGGTAGAACCAGGCGAGCATTGGTTGAAGCTGGTGGACTACATCCATCTAAATCCTGTGCAAGTCGGCTTAGTCGATCTGGAAAGTATAGGAAGGTATCCTTGGACCAGCCTGTTCTATTTCCCCAAGCGATCCAGTCGTCCAGGATTTCTTGATTGCGAGTGGATGGATTATTTTAGCGATTTTGACGACAGCAAGGGTGGTTGGGTGCGTTACATCAATCACCTTAGACTCGAAGTAAGTGAAGATCCGAAAGAGGTAGAAGAACTGGACCGTCAAATGTGCCGTGGTTGGAGCCTGGGTTCAAAAAAGTTTGGAAAGGCGGTGGCCGCGGAACTAAAAATAACGCCTGCGGTGCTGCGTCTTGATCGGATAGACCTTGCCCTGCTTAACGAAACATTGTGGGAGGCGAGCTTGACACAATGTTTATCTCATCTAAGAAAAACAACGAAGGACGCGCAGAAGGAAAAACGGTCTGTTGATTGGAAATTGGCGATAGCCTCGAAGTTGAAAAGGGAAACAGCAGTTACCAATGCCTGGTTGACCAAACATCTAGAAATGGGCGCCACCCGGTCTGTGAGTGCGATTTGTGGCGTCTACCAGCGTGAAAAAGAATCATCCTGTCCGCAGGCCAAAGCACTTGGGAACTTGATAATTGACTATTGA
- a CDS encoding PQQ-dependent sugar dehydrogenase: MKLQKFGFYHSLWLCISAFLICACVSFAARHESSEVKKAPVPLTDPIPEKIKKGDIVVATIDRFRLPQLKDSSTGGSTTNAYARVQYLNPIGDGSGRIAICDLRGVLYVADQTSGPLQSYLDHRGYDLSFDDSMMPNETGLAGFAFHPEFSKQGQPGYGKLYTAFSATSGSGEATYLKDDASSHESVIVEWTTANPEAVPFQGTHREVFRIGQFAPNHNVGTLAFNPAAKPGTSDYGNLYFCLGDGGAAFDPKDYGQSLESPQGAILRINPLETTSGAPYSIPEDNPFVATPNAAPEIWAWGLRHPQHFSWDKTGRMFIMDIGQNQVEEVNIGRAGANYGWRRREGTFSTGSGIAGLGVGPVYDLSPEDPQIFTDPVAQYDHDEGKANASGFVYEGTLLKELIGKFVFADIVRGRVFYIETTNLIPGKLSEIKELRLIVNGKEQDLINVVGYPNTYASGPRADLRLGVDEGGELYVLTKGDGWVRKLVPVNSAK, from the coding sequence ATGAAATTACAAAAATTCGGTTTTTACCATTCGCTCTGGCTCTGCATATCAGCATTTTTAATTTGCGCCTGCGTTTCATTTGCGGCCCGCCACGAATCTAGCGAAGTTAAGAAGGCACCCGTTCCTCTTACGGATCCGATTCCGGAAAAGATAAAAAAGGGTGACATCGTCGTTGCAACTATCGACCGCTTTCGTCTGCCGCAGCTGAAGGATTCCAGTACCGGTGGTTCCACCACGAATGCCTATGCGCGGGTGCAATACCTCAATCCCATTGGCGATGGTTCGGGTCGCATCGCCATATGTGATCTTCGTGGTGTGCTCTATGTTGCAGATCAGACGAGTGGACCCTTGCAATCGTATCTTGATCATCGTGGCTACGACCTATCGTTTGATGACTCGATGATGCCGAACGAAACGGGATTGGCCGGCTTTGCATTTCATCCGGAATTTTCGAAACAAGGACAGCCTGGATATGGGAAGCTGTATACTGCATTCAGTGCAACGTCCGGATCTGGCGAAGCGACCTATTTGAAGGACGATGCCTCCAGTCACGAAAGCGTGATTGTGGAATGGACGACAGCGAATCCTGAAGCAGTACCATTTCAAGGCACTCACCGGGAGGTCTTTCGCATCGGCCAATTTGCGCCGAACCATAATGTCGGCACTCTCGCGTTCAACCCTGCCGCAAAACCAGGAACTTCCGATTATGGGAATTTATATTTCTGCCTGGGTGACGGAGGTGCGGCTTTCGACCCCAAGGACTATGGTCAGTCATTGGAGAGTCCGCAGGGAGCCATTCTCAGAATTAACCCTTTGGAAACAACCAGTGGTGCCCCCTATTCGATACCTGAGGATAATCCTTTTGTCGCGACTCCAAATGCCGCACCTGAAATTTGGGCTTGGGGTCTAAGGCATCCTCAACACTTTTCCTGGGACAAGACCGGGCGTATGTTTATTATGGATATCGGACAGAATCAGGTTGAGGAAGTGAATATCGGCCGCGCTGGTGCGAATTATGGTTGGCGTCGCAGAGAAGGTACCTTTTCCACAGGTTCAGGTATTGCTGGATTAGGTGTCGGTCCGGTTTACGATTTATCGCCCGAGGACCCTCAAATATTTACCGATCCGGTTGCTCAATACGATCACGATGAGGGAAAAGCTAACGCTAGTGGTTTTGTTTACGAAGGAACGCTGCTCAAGGAATTGATTGGTAAATTCGTCTTCGCTGATATTGTGAGAGGACGCGTGTTTTACATCGAAACCACGAACCTCATACCCGGAAAGCTATCCGAGATAAAGGAGTTGAGATTAATTGTTAATGGAAAAGAGCAGGACTTGATTAATGTGGTTGGATATCCAAATACCTACGCGTCAGGCCCACGTGCCGACCTTCGTCTCGGCGTCGACGAGGGCGGTGAGTTGTATGTTCTTACCAAAGGAGATGGTTGGGTTCGCAAGTTGGTTCCGGTGAATTCTGCGAAATAA